From one Rhizobium lentis genomic stretch:
- a CDS encoding VOC family protein, which yields MADKTENHDRRIDYVEFNVADIAAAKAFYGSAFGWRFTDYGPNYCEFDDGRLKGGFTDFGPVRPGGPLVVVYARDLEEVLTSVEKAGGTIVRPITDFPGGRRFHFLDRDGYELAVWATA from the coding sequence ATGGCCGATAAGACAGAAAACCACGATCGTCGTATTGATTATGTTGAGTTCAACGTCGCCGACATCGCCGCCGCCAAGGCCTTTTACGGCTCGGCCTTCGGCTGGCGTTTCACCGATTACGGGCCGAACTATTGCGAATTCGACGATGGCCGGCTGAAGGGCGGCTTCACCGATTTCGGACCCGTGCGGCCGGGCGGCCCGCTCGTTGTCGTCTACGCCAGAGATCTGGAGGAGGTGCTGACGTCGGTCGAGAAGGCCGGCGGCACGATCGTCCGGCCGATCACCGATTTTCCCGGCGGTCGCCGCTTCCATTTCCTTGATCGTGACGGTTACGAACTCGCCGTCTGGGCGACTGCCTGA